Below is a window of Dictyostelium discoideum AX4 chromosome 1 chromosome, whole genome shotgun sequence DNA.
agaaacagataaaaaaaataataaacaaaaaaaattaataaatgaaaaagaaaaagaggaaaaagaaaaagaagaaaaaattaataaagaaattaaagaattaaaaattacaacaacaactacaacaactacaacaacaacaacaactacaacaattGAACCAGTTGTTGAAGTTTTACAAtcagaacaacaacaacaacaattacaacaacaattacaacaacaattacaacaacaacaacaacaattatcattattaccaaaattaaaaatttcatatGAAAATCAACCATATAATggtgtttattatttatatcaatcAAATGATGGacaaaagatttatttacaTCCATTGGATatgaaaattattgaatttgaattcaAGGATAAATCGATCAATGATATTCCATCAACTATTAAATCAAGAATCATAGAGTTAGAGACTTACCAAGTTACAGAGCAATCaagaaagaaatttaaatcattaaatgtaTTGGCTTTAACAACTAGTATTTTATTTGCAGAGATTGATTTACATTCAATTGTATCAAAAGAAACTTTATCACATTTCAATAATGAACTTAGGGCAAGAAAAGATATTagaaatcaaaagaaaagaaaagaacaAAAATTACAAAGATCAAAAGAATTGGAAAGAgcaaaagatattgaaagAGCTCAAGAATTGAAAGAAATTTAtctaaaagaaaaagaaatatctTTACAATTAGAAAGAGAACGTCTAGAAGAAGAAAGATTAGAATAtgaagagaaattaaaaaatggtgaaattaaaatttcaaagaaattaGGTTTCTTAGATGCAATTCAATcacataataatattgattctttaaatgATTTCCCTGAActttctaaaaaataaaaaatataaaatattaaaaaaataataacacatGATATCAATCATcagttaattaaaaaaaaaaaaaaaaaaaataaaataaaattgtaactaaaaataaattaaaaaaaattaaaaaataatttataaataataattttattaaaatttcattaaaaataaaataaaaaataaaaaataaaacaatggATGTgttaaagataatttaataataataataaaaataaatagggGGGGAGGGGgttgtttgttttattttttttatttttatttttttgttttttattttaatttttaattttttttttgggtttataaatagaaaaataataataaaaattcattgtaaatctattaatagaattggaaaaaaatggaatttataaaattattatttaagtatgtaaaaaatatatataattcttttttttttttaaacaaaaaatatttaaaattaaaaaaaaaaaaaaagagaatcaattgattattttatatatagagCAAGAgatgaaaatttatataGAATGTTATACTTTCCATTAGTATATGGTAGTGCATATGCAATTGGTAGTGTATTTGTAGTAGTTGGTATATTTGAAAGATTTTTTAGaccatttgaaatttattgGATGTTAAATTTTACAGTTTGGGCAATGATATCAAGTCATAATTATGTATCAATTATAAAGAATTCAATtagaatttcaatttcagttATAATTGGTGCAATTGTATCATATGGATCATTATCAATAGTTGGTGAAAGTGTTTGGCCGAATGGTTTCatattttttgtatttttatttttagcatCTGGTATAATGATGTCATCAAAGTTATTACCATTTACATTTGGTAAATTTATGTTTATTTCATATTATTTCTTAACTTTTACAGAAGTGAAATATAGAGTACCATTTTATTCACCAATTAcacatttaaaatattgtttGGGAACAATCATATCAATTggtatttgtttaattacaTGTACCCTTTATAGAatgaaattttcaaatgatttattcaTTAGAATTACGTTTAATATATTtagtgaaattaaagattataTTAGAACATCACAAAAAATACttcatcaaaaaattaatttacataaaaaaaataaaaataaaaataaaaaagttgaagTACAAgtagaagaaaaagaaaaagaaaaagtacaagtagaagaagaagaaaataataaaattttattttttaataaaaaattaacatttaaaaaaagattagattttcatttttatgaatattctagattattaaatggattaaattcatatttaaatgaatgtaaaaaagaatttcagtcaaataaagatttaatatttcattttgaaAAAGTTCAAGTTATTTTAGAAAGAAATCATAAGAAATTATATGCAATTGGGTTTGGTTTAActcaatcattttcaattgaatatttaagtcaaattcaaccaataattccattaattgataaattaattacagAGACTGaatgtatttttaatattatggAAAAACAATTAAGAAAAAAGTATATTCATTATGATAATCATGAATATGTTAAatggtttttaaaattacataGTTTAGATGtaacaaatcaaaaattatatgAAGAAgcaaataaacaatattttcatacttatccatttttaattgatgatatgaatataattttaaatgatttattaccaaaattaaaaaataataaaaatataagtGGTATTGGTAGTGGaattggtattggtggtggtataggtagtagtagtggtggtagtggtagtagtagagGAAGTGGtgatggtagtggtagtggtgatggtagtggtagtaatggtagtagtggtaattGTGGTGAAAATCCatttagaattaattcattagaattttatcaatttgaaattaatgaatcatttaaaagagttgataaaattacaaagaaTTTAGAAGAAGAATTTacatcaatttttaaagataaaaaaccatttaatccaaatgatgataatattttaacaaaaattagttttagTGTTGAAGGTTTTGCTTTATTTATACAAGAACAAAAGTATTTATCTAAACaagtatttttaatatcatatcatttatcattaaaaaagtatAGACCAAGGGAAATTCTATATttacaatcatttttttataaattaaaaaaatgttttttaatattaaatgaaagaaaagtattaaatgaaattgagaATGAAAAACTACTAAatagaatttataaattaaattacacatttattaaaaaagttaaaatatttttaaaatatttaatttttaaaagaattttgtATGATTggatattttcattaaaatattcaatagTGATTACATGTGGTGCTGTAGGAATTTacgaaattaataaaaattcggattttatattatttgaaaaattgtCATGGGCTTTGGATACGTTTATAGTGATTTCTCAACCTGATATTGGCGCAATTGGATTCGTCAGTGCTACACGTATAGTTGGTACAATGATTGGAGGTTTCAGTGGATTCGCATGTGTAGTACTAAGTAAGTTAGGTCAATCAGAAGTTGCAGCCGCTTTTATTTATAGtggtttttcattttttataattacttTAATTGcatttttaattcaagaacaaccatttgaaaatatgattcaaattataattttcacaTATTCAACAATATCTGTACCACAATTTGAACAAAGAAAAGAGTCAATAATATAtgcattatttaaaattgctCATGTCACATTTGGTGTAATCGTTGTATTATTAGTTGCAATGATTTCACCCTATTTCGATTTCAAACAATTAGAAAAGAATCTTTATAAAATACCAGAAGCAATAATTGATATgcttgattttttattatattatagtTTTACATTAAATccaccaaataaaaatattgataaagaaatttcattaattattccagaaaataattcaacaaaaactataaatggttcaaaaaatgaaaatgaaaatgaaaatgaaaaagaaaatgaagaaattaataatttaaaagatgatattgaaaataatattaaatcaattaataaattaacattTAGAGAATATCGTAtattaattggtaaaaagtatattaaattaagaaGAGTTTTCCCACTACAAAGGCAATTGTTGATTGATTCTGGTTTTgagttattttttaattttaaaaagtatgaaagaattaaaagtattttatactcaattcaaaaattacatAATTTATTCGGTGCTTTGGAATTCATGATTATCGAGGCaaattatcaacaatatATAAGATCAATTGGgtcattatcaattgaactaaatcaatcattaatGAATGATCTTTTAAAAACTTCAAGTGATTTGGCAAATTTATTACCagtgaaaaataaaaatattaattttacaaagaAAACTTCAAAACAATTATCATTGGCAgttgataaagataatagTATTCAATTAtgtaatcaattaattaaacatattgatttattaattgatagttttaattttccaTTAGTTCCATATCATAGAGTTAATGCAATTTTATATgcattattttgttttgtaaatcaatataatatagtttataataaattaattttatataaaaatatttcaattaaaaataataataataataataataataataataataataataaaaaagaaagtgatcaaattttaaatattaaaaattaaaaaaaataaaatatattatgtttagttctttttaaaaaattattttccaactccattaatttttttttaaaatatctgaacaccaaattaataattattattatttttttctttttttttttttatttttttaaaaatgaaataataaatttttttttttatttatttttgatctATACAAAATAACCCCcacctttttaatttttccttttttttattttcatttaaattatttttttttatattttatttttttttttatgtataaTGAAAGCACacatcaaaataaaaaaaaaaaaaaaaaaaaaatttaatagcATAttcttataaaaaaagaagcacaacacaaataaataaataatttaagaaacaatttataaataaaagaaatagttggaaaaaaaaaagaatgtttTCAAGAGTGAAATATATAAAcattttaatatcatcaattattttattcattgtctttaattttgttgaatgttcgaataaattaaaagaagataataataataattttaataataattatagtaatGAATATTATAgcaataaacaattaaattttaaaaaaccaattaaacaaaataatcaaagtGATGGATTACATTTATCAGAGAATGATAGGACATATAGTTTCGATTcaaattattgtttaaatgaatttattttagataaaatagaaaacgatttaactttatttcaaaagtaattaatttttttaatgaaaaaaaaaaaaaaaaaaaaaaaaaaaaaaaaaaaaaaaaaaatactaataatttttttaaaaataaatagtactatttataaaattaattttaataaaacatttgatatatttgttaatttatgtttaattaataagACAACAACACCTTGTAAAACAGATGAATCAGTATGTATGGTTAATTCAAATACAGGATTGGAGATTGAAAATTTAGGTTATTTCAATACATTGGAATACGCCAATAACAATGCATTGGGTGTAGATTTCTCATTTGTTGGTGGTCAATGTTTAAATTTTGGACATGGAGGATTCGGTAGTGATAGTAGTGGTGATTCAATCtattataaaacaaatattagTTTAATTTGTGgttcaaatgataatgaaacaaTGATCTCATTTTTAAATCCTTGtcatttatcaattattattaaaacaactaATAATTGTGTAGTTTCAAGTCAATCAATTAGTATGTATActttattcattttcattttcattttttaattatatattatatattattgctatttacaataattttttttttttttttataaaaatttagattcagttttaaaaatttttgttattttatttgcaGTTATTATAGCATTCGCTTTTATTATTGGGTTAAGTGTATTATGTagagagaaattaaaaaaaatttgttgttgctttGGTCAAAACagaaatagtttaaataatttaaatcaaaataatataaatataaatgatgattctctaaataatattcaacaaccaaatgaaaatacacatttattaaataataataataataatggtataagtctaattaataataacaataacaatagccagaataataataataataataataataataataataataataataataataataataataataataataataataataataatagtaatagtaatagtggaAACGTATTTAATCATAATGTACTCCAGGGTGAAACACCAGAATCAGATTGTTGCACAATTTGTTTTGATTCAAAAATCAATGCAGTTTTGTTAAAATGTGGACATTGTGCAGTATGCTTGCAGTGCACTAGaaaaattagtatttgtCCAATTTGTAGACAAAAAATTGATTCTGTAGTTCAAATGTATCAAGTTTAATTGATgcatatatataaaaaaaaagtagacATAATtcttaaaaatgaaaaaataaattatgatcaatttaatttaatccttttatcattttaattttaataaaattttgttcaacaaatatatatatatttttttttttttaacattattaaaaaagttttttttttatttctaaataaaatcaaatacactataaattatattaataaactgtaaagttaaatttattatgaaaagtaaaaaatactgtatatttcaaattcattatttttattattatctactacattgaaatttttttttttttttaaaaaaaataaaattatatatgtatcttttaaatataaattaatcattacaataaaatttgtaaaaaccccgcttttttttcttttttttcatttccaaatttatttaatttttaattttttttatattttattttatatttttttttaaacttaatttaaatttgtttttattgtttttcagtttattattattaacaatgaaaaaccaataaaaaaaagaatgaaaagaaaattagatgataatattaataatcaagaaaatgaaaaagaatttaaaagaattaaaagtaaaTGTTCATGTcagaaatttaataaatttaatacatATTGTTCATcaagtagttgtagttgtaaaAAGAATGGTAGTGGTTGTTCAACATCATGTAAATGTAAAGGAACTTGTTGTAATGGTAAAAACAATGATGTACTATTCTTTAAAGTTTGgagaaataaatatttacgTAGAATTATAACTGGTGATGAATTAACtgaaaaaattcaaaataaagataaaattttaaaagaaattgaaaatagaagaattgaaattacaaatgaattagcaaaatttaatttaccatTACGTCAAGATAGTAAATTATGTCAAgcttatattttaaatggtaatgattttaattcataTACATTTACCGATTATCAACCAGACATTGATGATTTTCAAGGTAATGATCATGATCAACAACATTTTACATTAGAATCAATTGTTAAAGAAATGTGTATAATGAAATATCTTTATGATTATTGTAATCTTTCAAATTATTGGGATCAAGTTAAATCAAGTATttttgatggtgataataattatactGGTCGTCAATTTAATTATGTTTATAAAGattcaaaaagaaatattttagAAACTGCCAAACGATATTGTATACTTGATCATCCATTaccaaaaaatgataattggCCATggttaaataaatcaaatcatattaataataatagtgttaAAAAAGAagtatcatcatcaaatgtaTATAAATTATCACCAGTTAAAGTAAAAcaagaaaataatacaacTAATTTAAGTCAATCAATAAtgcaaaatattaattatcctagttttttaaaaaaaaaaacaacaacaacaacaacagcaacttTTAATActacaccaccaccaatgcCAATTGCTCTTaagaatgaaaataataataatagtaataataaactactatcagataataataaagtaatgtcaacaccatcaataactataaatacaaataaattaccaactaaaataaaagaagaagataataataataataataataataataataataataataataataataataataataataataataataataataataataataataataataataataataataataataataataataataataataataatagtaatagtagttgTAATTCATTTATTCCAACtataaagaaagaaaataattatgataTCTCTACTATTAGTAATATTatccaataataaaaaaacaaaaataataattgattattaccAACACATGTCAAAAGaatgaatcaaataaaaagataatttttttttttttttttttcttatttttttttcatttttttcttaaatttttaatgcttttgtaatttaattattgtgaaaaattaatacaataaaaaaatgatttaaaaaaaaaaaaccggagatttttttatttttttagagaATTTGATTCATTGAAAGGGTTTGTAGAtctagatattttttttaaaattttttttatttggttggaacttgttttttttttttaaataatttcacaTCATAatacatttaaataaatattaaaaaaatgattaataaatcatttttattgatatcaattttattacttttaaataatagtaaaattaTAGATTCTACATCATCATGTCCAGCAGGTACAAATAATATGGCAAATGGTGGTTGTCCAACTGTTATGTATCCTGATCTAAATTGTGAATGTGATAATGGACAATGTTTTGCATGTTTAGATATTGATGAATGTATAAGTGGTCATAATTGTGTAGCACCAGCATACTGTGTGAATGATTATGCAACATTTTCTTGTAAATGTCCACCAAATGGTTATACTCCAAATGGAACTGGTTGTGATGATATTAATGAATGTAGTTTAGGAAGTCATGATTGTGTAACACCTGCATACTGTGTGAATAAAATTGGTTCATTTACATGCGAGTGTCTAAATGGTTATACATTATCTTCAAATAGTAAATCATGTGATGATGTCGATGAATGTACTACTACTCCAACTATTTGTGGTTCTGCAACATGTATGAATACACAAGGAGGTTATAAATGTAATTGTCAAGAAGGTTATATCTATAGTCCGATAACAAGTAGTTGTTTAGATATTGACGAATGTACTAATCCATCCATTTGCGGTTCTgcaatttgtaataattcaCCTGGTAGTTTCTTTTGTCAATGTCTAAATGGGTATTCATATAATTCAGTATCAAAAGCATGCGATGATGTAAATGAATGTATTGACACACCAACCGTTTGTGGTTCTGCAAAATGCACAAATATAGATGGTGGTTATATTTGTAATTGTGACATTGGTCTCAGTTATGATTCATCAACAAAGAGTTGTTTAGATTATAATGAGTGTAGTATGGGTACTCATAATTGTGTTTCACCTGCAACTTGTGTAAACACTCATGCTTCATTTACTTGTGAATGTATTAATCAACCAGGATATACTCTTTCAAATAATGGAACAAATTGTATCGATATTGATGAATGTAGTTTAGATACTGATGATTGTATTTCACCTGCCTATTGTGTAAATGAGCCAGCTGGTTCATTTACATGTGTATGTAATGACGGTTATACTCTATCAGGTGATGCAAAAAGTTGTATTGACATTGATGAATGTAGTTCAAGTACTCATGATTGTGTTTCACCTGCGACTTGCGTAAACAATGATGGTTCATTTTCTTGTATTTGCAAAGATGTACCAGGTTATTCTTTATCAAGTAATGGAAAAAGttgttcaaaaaataatatttcaatttcatcagtTATACCATCATTTACCAATGGAGGTGAAGCAAGTTTTATTGGTGTATTTGGAAATacatttaaagatttatcatTGTTAATCGGTTCAAATAATTGTTCAATAATAGCCAActcatcaaatttaataaaatgtaCAGCCCCTCCAGGTCAAGGTGTCCATTCtgttatattaaatatagaTGGTGAACAATATATTGCAAATCAAATCtatcaatatcaaaatcaaattcttcaATGTCCAAATGAttgtttatcaaaattaaatcaaggTATATGTGATTCAAAAACAGGTCAATGTAAATGTAATACAGGTTTCAATTCATATGATTGTAGtggtattataattttagatGATACAAAGAGTAATGGtggaattaaatttgataatcatACCAATTCATTTACAactgatgataataatgttaaatttttgatttattataaacTATTAAAAGAAGTTGGATTTGATGGTCAGGTTTATAAAACTTACCCATTGAAAAAAGAATGGATTTTAAATAGtacttttgaaaatgaaatgatATTTGAACAAACCATTTCACATGAttcaaattgtaaaattattactcACTTTCAAGAaataaaagatgaaaaaaaagCATTTCAATTTGCAAATgaacaattttatttggaaAAAGGGTCAATTAAAGTTACAATTAAAGTTACAAAATatgattatataaataatttaaataccttggaattggaattaatttcatcaattgaagAACAAGATCAAAATAGAAATGATTGTAATAGTAAAGATATCGATATTGAAGATATTAATAGTCCAGCATCTTcaaaatttagttttattaaaatttcaaaagataataaaatattttctggtagatttttaaataaattattatcagatAATAGAGAAACCTTTTTTTCaactgaaaatattaaagatttggaatcaaattcaattacaactttattaaaattaccacattttaataatgaatgtATTATTGATCCTGGtatgtttattattacttaaacaaacattattttattattattttaaatactaataaaaaagtttgttAACTTTAGATTTTTctgtattattatcaactgATTTCAAAGAAAATTGTAAAGAGGATAATAGAAAATGGGTAATACCGGTTTCAATTGTAATTCCAGTTGTATTCGTAGCTTCTGccataatttttatttcaataatttataaaaaatcaacaacagttaaaattggtttaaaaaaatttaaatcaataaaattaaattcaatgaaaGGTTAAGCacaataaataaagttaaaaaaaaaaaaaaaaaaattgaaattattaatttgtttcttttttttttataaatcaaccaataatgataaaataattttcaaaacaatAGGTTAAAAATCATAAACACTAGAAACCATTGTAACTTATGTTGTTTTTGAATCAAAAACCATTAGAATACTCATAAATACCATAAACAAATATATtaacattaatattattaaaaatttctcataataaaagaaataattatttttaaaaaacaaagaatttattattgttttgtaattgtagaaaattttactatttattatAGAGTGGCTAGTTTGGAAGTAC
It encodes the following:
- a CDS encoding hypothetical protein (Similar to Dictyostelium discoideum (Slime mold). hypothetical 127.0 kDa protein); this translates as MINKSFLLISILLLLNNSKIIDSTSSCPAGTNNMANGGCPTVMYPDLNCECDNGQCFACLDIDECISGHNCVAPAYCVNDYATFSCKCPPNGYTPNGTGCDDINECSLGSHDCVTPAYCVNKIGSFTCECLNGYTLSSNSKSCDDVDECTTTPTICGSATCMNTQGGYKCNCQEGYIYSPITSSCLDIDECTNPSICGSAICNNSPGSFFCQCLNGYSYNSVSKACDDVNECIDTPTVCGSAKCTNIDGGYICNCDIGLSYDSSTKSCLDYNECSMGTHNCVSPATCVNTHASFTCECINQPGYTLSNNGTNCIDIDECSLDTDDCISPAYCVNEPAGSFTCVCNDGYTLSGDAKSCIDIDECSSSTHDCVSPATCVNNDGSFSCICKDVPGYSLSSNGKSCSKNNISISSVIPSFTNGGEASFIGVFGNTFKDLSLLIGSNNCSIIANSSNLIKCTAPPGQGVHSVILNIDGEQYIANQIYQYQNQILQCPNDCLSKLNQGICDSKTGQCKCNTGFNSYDCSGIIILDDTKSNGGIKFDNHTNSFTTDDNNVKFLIYYKLLKEVGFDGQVYKTYPLKKEWILNSTFENEMIFEQTISHDSNCKIITHFQEIKDEKKAFQFANEQFYLEKGSIKVTIKVTKYDYINNLNTLELELISSIEEQDQNRNDCNSKDIDIEDINSPASSKFSFIKISKDNKIFSGRFLNKLLSDNRETFFSTENIKDLESNSITTLLKLPHFNNECIIDPGILLTLDFSVLLSTDFKENCKEDNRKWVIPVSIVIPVVFVASAIIFISIIYKKSTTVKIGLKKFKSIKLNSMKG